A stretch of the Vitis vinifera cultivar Pinot Noir 40024 chromosome 16, ASM3070453v1 genome encodes the following:
- the LOC100248550 gene encoding UMP-CMP kinase isoform X1, translating into MWRRVTSLSPFISSSKPSIRNQASYGGKIWELFTTEILTPAKAGISSDEKTPFITFVVGGPGSGKGTQCAKIVETFGFTHISAGELLRREISCNSEHGSMILDSIREGKIVPSEVTVKLIEKEMESSKNNKFLIDGFPRTEENRIAFERVIGAEPNFVLFFHCPEEEMVKRLLSRNEGRVDDNIDTIKKRLEVFTALHLPVIKYYSEKGKLYKINAVGTVDEIFEQVRPVFAVCEATK; encoded by the exons ATGTGGAGACGTGTGACTTCGCTTTCTCcatttatttcttcttccaaaCCATCTATTCGTAACCAG GCATCATATGGAGGGAAGATTTGGGAGTTATTCACCACAGAAATACTCACTCCG GCAAAAGCTGGAATATCTTCTGATGAGAAAACACCATTCATAACTTTTGTTGTAG GTGGCCCTGGTAGTGGAAAAGGTACACAATGTGCAAAGATTGTTGAGACCTTTGGATTTACACACATAAGTGCTGGAGAACTGTTAAGGAGGGAAATATCTTGTAATAGTGAACATGG TTCCATGATTCTAGACAGTATTAGAGAGGGAAAAATCGTCCCTTCAGAAGTGACAGTCAAACTGATTGAGAAGGAAATGGAgtcaagtaaaaataataaatttctcaTTGATGGATTTCCGCGAACTGAGGAGAACCGCATTGCATTTGAAAGAGTT ATTGGAGCAGAACCAAACTTTGTGCTTTTCTTTCATTGCCCTGAAGAAGAGATGGTGAAGCGACTGCTAAGCCGTAATGAG GGCCGAGTTGATGACAACATAGATACAATCAAGAAACGGCTTGAAGTTTTTACAGCATTGCATCTTCCTGTTATCAAATATTACTCTGAGAAGGGAAAGCTTTACAAG ATTAATGCAGTAGGTACCGTGGATGAGATTTTTGAACAAGTTCGCCCAGTTTTTGCTGTATGTGAG GCAACTAAATGA
- the LOC100248550 gene encoding UMP-CMP kinase isoform X2: MWRRVTSLSPFISSSKPSIRNQASYGGKIWELFTTEILTPVTIVHSLHLEPQSRFPGGPGSGKGTQCAKIVETFGFTHISAGELLRREISCNSEHGSMILDSIREGKIVPSEVTVKLIEKEMESSKNNKFLIDGFPRTEENRIAFERVIGAEPNFVLFFHCPEEEMVKRLLSRNEGRVDDNIDTIKKRLEVFTALHLPVIKYYSEKGKLYKINAVGTVDEIFEQVRPVFAVCEATK, from the exons ATGTGGAGACGTGTGACTTCGCTTTCTCcatttatttcttcttccaaaCCATCTATTCGTAACCAG GCATCATATGGAGGGAAGATTTGGGAGTTATTCACCACAGAAATACTCACTCCG GTAACAATTGTGCATTctttgcacttggaacctcaATCCAGGTTTCCAG GTGGCCCTGGTAGTGGAAAAGGTACACAATGTGCAAAGATTGTTGAGACCTTTGGATTTACACACATAAGTGCTGGAGAACTGTTAAGGAGGGAAATATCTTGTAATAGTGAACATGG TTCCATGATTCTAGACAGTATTAGAGAGGGAAAAATCGTCCCTTCAGAAGTGACAGTCAAACTGATTGAGAAGGAAATGGAgtcaagtaaaaataataaatttctcaTTGATGGATTTCCGCGAACTGAGGAGAACCGCATTGCATTTGAAAGAGTT ATTGGAGCAGAACCAAACTTTGTGCTTTTCTTTCATTGCCCTGAAGAAGAGATGGTGAAGCGACTGCTAAGCCGTAATGAG GGCCGAGTTGATGACAACATAGATACAATCAAGAAACGGCTTGAAGTTTTTACAGCATTGCATCTTCCTGTTATCAAATATTACTCTGAGAAGGGAAAGCTTTACAAG ATTAATGCAGTAGGTACCGTGGATGAGATTTTTGAACAAGTTCGCCCAGTTTTTGCTGTATGTGAG GCAACTAAATGA